ATTGATATAGCTTACTGCAAAAATCCTATTTCAAAACTGATAATTGCTCCGCAGGCATCCGGCGGGTCACACATATATGATAGGATTACTAAATTATACCTAAACCAGCGGAGACCGTTTGTATGAATATTATTGATCTGACTCATGAAATGGAACAGGGAATGCCCTGCTTCAATGCAGACTGGCACATACCGTTTTCCTCGGAAACGCTTGGAACGATTGAGTCCGTAGGAAGAAACACGAAAAAACTGACTCTTGGAAGTCATACCGGCACCCATATGGATGCACCCAGACATTTCATTCCGGACGGGATAACGATCACTGAAATACCGCTTGCCACGCTTTGCGGGGATGTTACCCTCCTCGATTTTCGCCGTCTTCCGGACAATACTGCGGTCACACCGGAAATGCTTCAGGGAATACCTCTGCATGAGAAAGTTATCTGTGTTTTCGGATGGGACAAGCACTGGAACACCGGAGA
This region of Methanocorpusculum sp. genomic DNA includes:
- a CDS encoding cyclase family protein; its protein translation is MNIIDLTHEMEQGMPCFNADWHIPFSSETLGTIESVGRNTKKLTLGSHTGTHMDAPRHFIPDGITITEIPLATLCGDVTLLDFRRLPDNTAVTPEMLQGIPLHEKVICVFGWDKHWNTGDYYANYPYFTEEAAQYLVDSGVKLLGLDTPSPDNSKTPLHAENDSVIHKLFLKNGVILVEYLAASGITDYSAEYQIMALPMKIKDSDGAPARVILIEKEK